One window of Paenibacillus sp. FSL K6-3182 genomic DNA carries:
- a CDS encoding family 78 glycoside hydrolase catalytic domain — protein sequence MRKTMSLLLALVIGFTLCLPMTSTAYGEAGGTGATMAVTDLTTEYTNNPIGIDVVKPRMSWKLQSDKRGQLQTAYAIQVASTKQKLLDNQPDVWNTDIVDSNQSVNVVYDGKPLESGKRYFWRVKVWDLNNEKASEWSDPAWWEMGLLHGSDWQAEWIGMSDANNMTTEGLKWVWFPEGNPASNAPAGDRYFRKTIQLPLDRTITQGKFLLTADDGFVLYVNGKRMGSSIKAVDSWKEGKIVDVSSALIPGSNTIAIQTSNDGGPAGLLGSLKVVFEEGTPLQLNMDQGLKAAKVKMEGWEKSDFDDSSWSAAMIVASYGESPWGKNVKITASPPYIRKGFSLEKSIAKARLYSSALGIYEPSINGKRIGRDLFTPGWTDYTKHIQYQTYDVTDLLQNGDNVIGAILAEGWYSGHVGFIGPNIYGDSNYLFMQLNLEYTDGSTETIGTDQSWKWATGPIVSSSILMGETYDATKELDGWDTPAFDASSWDSVQKLEDEVTGKLVAQDGPTVQIIEEIKPIKMTEPEPGKYVFDLGQNMVGTVRLKVSGEAGQTVTLRHAEVLNPDGTFYTANLRAAKATDRYTLKGGGDEVYEPKFTFHGFRYVEVTGYPGVPSMDAVTGLVMHTAAPFSGKLETSSAMLNQLQSNITWGQRGNFLEVPTDTPARDERLGWTGDINVFIGAAAFNMDVAKFIGSKWMRDLRDGQSINGAFPDVAPNVLGERGNAGWGDAGVTVPYTIWQRYGDIRVIEENYDEMVHWIEYMRKNSSGLIRPSSMYGDWLDVNDPTPGDLISTAYFAYSTKLVSEMGHAIGRQEDADKYEQLYEQVKAAFVKAYVSEDGKVKGNSQTGYVLALYMDLVPESKRQAAADHLVELIKARDWHLSTGFLGTRDLLPVLSETGHLDVAYRLLNNDTYPSWGYQIKNGATTMWERWDSIKPDGSFQDIGMNSFNHYAYGAVGDWMYQNIAGIQQDPASPGYKHILIKPRPGGDLTSAKGSYNSVYGMIVSDWKKEGDIFSQHVTIPANTTATVYIPADSKWAVTESGQFALSVEGVQFAGMEEGNAVFTVGSGDYQFVVDPIIGELGSALDEAVKFQNEVISYSNNGELTSEQTHALSDKGEALASRIEASIEAYKASDDTLFIEQVHHALYETDGLQLWLQEQNNAGSINDIIAKKLANLVSNATTFLSAISNEKLGIKWLISPSEVSVLPGNTFTVEVKATNDGDVSINDVRYTLQKPEGWEVTSIGDNQTSVIKPGETFAAAFRVKVSEQQKPTSLFNIVGSGSYKINDATVEVPLKTTIKIDSPIIIKALKAEPATIEPSGTATVNTTIQNKGSFSVEGSIELSAPLNWTVSPAHQAYSLEAGEEKNISFEVKSPLLAVETAAELHAIASFNGAEAAKSSTTIQVRYKNPPLDFYDHVDVGEQGSEQKHNVKFSAQSGANVEEGLTRRYVNHGDANGYFQFDMTVESGKPFIIRAIETYDRAQMKDYYVLVNGTKVLSRVNEKDSRGIVTYQFVVDDISLTKDGKVTVRFQEDEEGRNYDPSIADVWTMPLNAEYVSLQDIPARVAGDSITIAGYTTLDKVEVKVLGPDQAMLFNKELPGGVFSASYLIEKDASSGTYTVVAGNGTTQAIKRFEVSANIPVTELKLDRSSIELKDGESIEISATVFPANATNKNVHFVSNHENIVVTNVHYDEASAATKATVTATNKGAEALTGLITAKTEDGAKTAELNVKVTAVASEKDMATLSGPAMVFAGQEAEWTIGTDNISSNFTALDVIFHYDPQKFEFQTVKEGISQALDTSAIQSLKPNFAVFGSAVKPELGQIRIIMATTGEQQGGIDSGPLFSLHGKVKADAKAGSTTASLSDFEVSMNGKGTIMNVSQASLLIEVNLADKTALNAAIQQAESAHEAAVEGTLPGQYPIGAKAALQAAINSATAVKNDANATGEEVAGALNALNAAMKQFADSVIPSIPVDRTVLNAAIAAAQTKHDRAIEGTKVGKYAAGSKAALQAAINTAKNAGSSQWQVDEAVTLLNKAVQVFTAKIVTLIEGQTKVTIRDLSIIAKFYGVTSADPNWSEIEKADVLGINAIDIRTLAAVAQMILDEWRTE from the coding sequence CGTATGGCGAAGCGGGTGGAACGGGAGCAACGATGGCGGTAACCGATTTAACGACGGAGTACACGAACAATCCGATCGGTATTGATGTGGTGAAGCCAAGGATGAGTTGGAAGCTTCAGTCCGATAAACGTGGACAGCTTCAAACAGCATACGCCATTCAGGTAGCTAGCACCAAACAGAAATTGCTGGATAATCAACCGGACGTGTGGAATACCGATATAGTTGATTCGAATCAATCGGTAAATGTCGTTTATGACGGCAAACCTCTGGAGTCTGGCAAACGTTACTTTTGGAGAGTAAAAGTATGGGACTTGAACAATGAGAAGGCTTCAGAATGGAGTGATCCTGCTTGGTGGGAAATGGGTCTTCTCCATGGTTCGGATTGGCAAGCGGAATGGATCGGTATGAGCGACGCGAACAATATGACAACAGAAGGTCTTAAATGGGTTTGGTTTCCGGAAGGGAATCCGGCTTCAAATGCTCCTGCAGGAGATCGCTATTTTCGCAAAACCATTCAATTGCCGTTAGACCGGACAATAACACAAGGAAAATTTTTATTAACTGCGGATGATGGGTTCGTGTTATATGTGAATGGAAAGCGAATGGGCAGTTCTATCAAAGCGGTCGATTCATGGAAAGAAGGCAAAATTGTAGATGTCTCAAGTGCACTCATTCCTGGATCTAATACGATTGCAATCCAAACATCAAACGATGGCGGACCTGCTGGTCTTCTTGGCAGCTTGAAAGTGGTATTTGAGGAAGGAACACCTCTTCAATTGAATATGGATCAAGGTTTGAAAGCGGCCAAGGTAAAGATGGAGGGATGGGAGAAATCAGATTTTGATGACAGCAGCTGGTCAGCTGCGATGATCGTCGCGTCCTATGGGGAGTCGCCGTGGGGGAAAAACGTAAAAATTACAGCTTCGCCTCCTTACATTCGCAAAGGTTTCTCTTTAGAGAAGTCCATTGCAAAAGCAAGACTTTACTCCAGCGCTCTCGGAATATATGAACCTAGCATTAACGGCAAACGTATAGGCAGAGATTTATTTACGCCAGGATGGACAGATTACACGAAGCATATTCAATACCAGACTTATGATGTAACTGATTTGCTTCAAAACGGTGACAACGTCATTGGCGCTATATTGGCTGAGGGATGGTATTCCGGACATGTCGGTTTTATTGGTCCGAACATTTATGGCGATAGCAATTATTTGTTCATGCAATTAAATCTTGAGTACACAGACGGTTCAACAGAAACAATTGGAACGGATCAATCATGGAAATGGGCTACAGGACCAATTGTATCTTCTAGTATTTTGATGGGAGAGACCTATGATGCAACGAAGGAATTAGACGGATGGGATACTCCTGCCTTCGATGCATCGAGCTGGGATTCGGTTCAGAAATTAGAGGATGAAGTGACTGGGAAGCTAGTCGCCCAGGATGGCCCAACGGTACAAATAATTGAAGAAATTAAGCCGATTAAGATGACAGAGCCGGAACCTGGCAAATATGTGTTTGATTTAGGGCAGAACATGGTCGGAACCGTAAGGCTAAAAGTAAGCGGTGAAGCAGGTCAAACGGTTACTCTGCGACATGCAGAGGTGTTAAACCCGGACGGGACCTTCTATACAGCAAACTTGCGTGCGGCAAAAGCAACGGACCGTTATACCTTGAAGGGCGGCGGAGATGAAGTATACGAGCCGAAGTTTACGTTTCATGGTTTCCGTTATGTGGAGGTGACGGGTTATCCCGGTGTGCCGAGTATGGATGCCGTTACAGGGCTGGTCATGCATACAGCAGCACCGTTTAGCGGCAAATTAGAAACTTCTAGTGCGATGTTGAATCAACTGCAAAGCAATATTACTTGGGGGCAGCGAGGCAATTTTTTAGAGGTTCCTACCGATACGCCTGCGCGTGACGAGCGTTTGGGTTGGACCGGTGATATCAATGTCTTTATTGGAGCTGCTGCTTTTAATATGGACGTGGCAAAGTTTATAGGAAGCAAATGGATGAGAGATTTGAGAGATGGACAATCGATTAACGGTGCTTTTCCCGATGTAGCGCCTAATGTTCTCGGAGAAAGAGGCAATGCCGGCTGGGGGGATGCTGGCGTTACCGTTCCGTATACCATTTGGCAGCGTTACGGAGATATCCGTGTTATTGAAGAAAATTATGATGAAATGGTTCACTGGATCGAATATATGAGAAAAAATAGCTCTGGACTTATTCGTCCGTCGTCGATGTATGGTGATTGGCTGGATGTGAATGATCCAACGCCAGGAGATTTAATCTCTACCGCTTATTTTGCGTACAGTACAAAACTGGTATCCGAAATGGGGCATGCCATCGGCCGTCAAGAAGATGCCGACAAGTACGAGCAGCTTTATGAGCAAGTGAAAGCAGCGTTTGTTAAAGCCTATGTTAGCGAAGATGGAAAAGTTAAAGGAAATAGCCAAACGGGATACGTCTTGGCTTTGTACATGGATTTGGTTCCCGAATCGAAACGTCAAGCTGCGGCGGATCATTTGGTAGAGCTGATTAAAGCGCGCGACTGGCATTTATCAACCGGTTTTCTTGGGACGAGAGATTTATTGCCGGTATTGAGCGAAACGGGACATTTGGATGTTGCTTACCGATTGCTCAACAATGACACTTATCCTTCATGGGGATATCAGATCAAAAATGGTGCGACTACGATGTGGGAGCGCTGGGATTCTATTAAGCCGGATGGCAGTTTCCAAGACATTGGCATGAACTCTTTTAACCATTATGCTTATGGAGCAGTCGGAGACTGGATGTATCAAAATATTGCCGGCATTCAACAGGACCCTGCAAGCCCGGGTTATAAGCATATTTTGATTAAACCTCGACCTGGTGGAGATTTGACTAGTGCCAAAGGATCGTACAATTCTGTTTACGGCATGATTGTAAGCGATTGGAAAAAAGAAGGGGATATTTTTAGCCAGCATGTCACGATTCCAGCAAACACAACGGCTACGGTCTATATCCCTGCAGACAGCAAGTGGGCAGTAACAGAGAGCGGCCAATTTGCATTGTCGGTGGAAGGTGTACAATTTGCTGGTATGGAGGAAGGCAATGCGGTATTCACTGTAGGCTCGGGTGATTATCAGTTTGTAGTTGATCCTATTATTGGAGAGTTAGGCAGTGCACTTGATGAAGCGGTGAAATTTCAAAATGAAGTAATAAGCTATTCCAATAATGGAGAGCTCACCAGCGAACAAACTCATGCACTTTCAGATAAAGGCGAGGCGCTTGCAAGCCGAATTGAAGCAAGTATTGAGGCGTACAAAGCAAGTGATGATACTCTCTTTATCGAGCAAGTTCATCATGCTTTATATGAAACAGACGGTTTACAGCTATGGTTGCAAGAACAAAACAATGCTGGGTCAATAAACGACATTATTGCTAAAAAATTAGCAAATCTTGTTTCAAACGCAACAACGTTTTTGTCAGCCATTAGTAATGAAAAGCTAGGAATAAAGTGGTTAATTAGCCCTTCCGAGGTATCCGTACTGCCCGGAAATACATTTACAGTTGAAGTGAAAGCAACTAACGATGGCGATGTGAGCATTAATGATGTTCGTTATACTCTCCAGAAACCCGAAGGATGGGAAGTCACTTCGATAGGAGATAACCAAACGTCTGTCATTAAACCAGGTGAAACGTTTGCTGCTGCATTTCGTGTGAAAGTGTCGGAGCAACAAAAACCCACTAGCCTATTTAATATAGTTGGCAGCGGAAGCTACAAAATAAATGATGCAACAGTGGAAGTGCCTTTGAAGACGACAATAAAGATCGATTCGCCAATTATTATCAAAGCATTAAAGGCTGAACCAGCAACAATCGAGCCTAGCGGTACAGCAACGGTTAATACAACCATTCAAAATAAAGGAAGCTTTTCCGTTGAAGGATCTATAGAGCTCAGTGCTCCTTTAAACTGGACGGTTTCCCCTGCACACCAAGCCTATAGCCTTGAAGCCGGTGAAGAAAAGAATATTAGTTTTGAGGTGAAATCACCGCTTCTTGCCGTTGAAACGGCTGCTGAGCTACATGCGATTGCTTCGTTTAATGGAGCTGAAGCAGCCAAGAGCAGTACGACCATTCAAGTGCGTTATAAAAACCCGCCGCTAGACTTTTACGATCATGTAGACGTTGGCGAACAAGGCTCTGAACAAAAACATAATGTAAAGTTTTCCGCTCAGTCCGGTGCAAATGTTGAGGAGGGATTAACGAGAAGGTATGTTAATCATGGAGACGCAAATGGTTATTTCCAATTTGATATGACCGTTGAGTCAGGCAAACCTTTCATCATTAGGGCAATCGAAACGTATGATCGGGCACAAATGAAAGATTATTATGTATTGGTAAACGGAACGAAAGTGCTCAGCCGCGTGAATGAAAAAGATAGCCGAGGTATTGTAACCTATCAATTTGTTGTTGATGATATCTCTTTAACAAAGGATGGCAAGGTGACTGTTCGGTTCCAAGAAGATGAGGAAGGACGCAATTATGATCCTTCGATTGCCGACGTTTGGACGATGCCGCTGAACGCAGAATATGTCTCATTACAGGATATTCCTGCTAGAGTAGCTGGGGACTCCATAACGATAGCGGGGTATACGACACTCGATAAAGTGGAGGTAAAGGTACTAGGGCCGGATCAAGCAATGTTGTTCAATAAAGAATTGCCTGGCGGTGTATTTAGTGCATCCTATTTAATAGAAAAAGATGCGTCTTCGGGAACTTATACAGTGGTTGCAGGCAATGGAACGACGCAAGCAATCAAGCGTTTCGAAGTAAGTGCAAATATCCCTGTTACTGAACTAAAGCTGGATCGTTCTTCCATCGAATTGAAGGATGGTGAAAGCATTGAAATTTCTGCGACCGTCTTTCCGGCAAATGCAACAAACAAAAATGTGCATTTTGTCTCTAATCATGAGAACATCGTTGTCACGAATGTTCATTATGATGAGGCTAGTGCAGCAACCAAAGCAACCGTTACGGCAACCAATAAGGGAGCGGAAGCATTAACAGGTCTCATAACGGCGAAGACGGAAGATGGAGCAAAAACAGCTGAGCTGAATGTCAAAGTAACCGCAGTTGCTTCAGAAAAAGATATGGCCACACTGTCAGGTCCTGCAATGGTCTTCGCAGGGCAGGAGGCAGAGTGGACAATTGGAACGGACAATATAAGTTCGAATTTCACGGCTCTTGATGTTATTTTTCATTATGATCCGCAGAAGTTTGAATTCCAGACAGTGAAAGAAGGCATATCTCAAGCGTTAGATACGTCAGCCATTCAATCGTTGAAGCCGAATTTCGCTGTATTCGGGAGTGCGGTTAAACCAGAACTTGGCCAGATTCGAATCATTATGGCAACCACGGGTGAGCAGCAAGGCGGTATCGACAGTGGTCCTTTGTTCAGCCTCCACGGTAAGGTGAAGGCAGATGCGAAGGCAGGCAGCACGACCGCATCGTTGTCTGATTTCGAAGTATCGATGAATGGCAAAGGAACGATAATGAATGTGTCCCAAGCGTCGCTATTGATCGAAGTGAATCTTGCTGATAAAACGGCACTGAATGCAGCAATCCAGCAAGCGGAGTCCGCTCATGAAGCTGCGGTGGAAGGAACTTTACCTGGTCAGTATCCAATTGGAGCTAAAGCAGCATTGCAAGCAGCAATCAACAGCGCGACAGCCGTCAAGAATGATGCGAATGCGACAGGTGAGGAAGTTGCTGGTGCGCTTAATGCTTTGAATGCGGCTATGAAACAGTTTGCCGACTCGGTCATTCCATCGATTCCTGTGGACAGAACCGTATTGAACGCTGCGATTGCAGCAGCACAGACGAAACATGACAGGGCGATTGAAGGGACTAAGGTTGGAAAGTATGCTGCAGGATCAAAAGCGGCGCTTCAAGCAGCTATTAATACGGCCAAAAACGCTGGCAGCAGTCAGTGGCAGGTGGATGAAGCTGTAACGTTGCTAAACAAAGCTGTTCAAGTATTCACAGCGAAGATCGTGACATTAATCGAGGGACAAACGAAGGTTACGATTCGAGATCTATCGATTATTGCGAAGTTCTACGGCGTAACCTCAGCAGATCCGAACTGGTCTGAAATTGAGAAAGCGGATGTGCTAGGCATAAATGCAATTGACATTCGTACTTTAGCGGCAGTTGCCCAAATGATCCTCGACGAGTGGCGAACAGAATAG
- a CDS encoding MarR family transcriptional regulator, translating to MKSNQEPIGKLISQLHRQNQKKLAGELLPYGIGSGGQPSFLKLILKQPGITQDQMTNELKFDKATTARSVKQLEESGYIERRVDPKDRRSSLLYPTSKALEFAPVLQAILAEINNTLAEGLSAEEIELLVTLLQKINKNSAHL from the coding sequence ATGAAATCGAACCAGGAACCGATCGGCAAGCTGATTTCTCAGCTTCATCGCCAAAATCAAAAAAAGCTCGCTGGTGAGCTTTTGCCCTATGGTATCGGCAGTGGCGGGCAGCCAAGCTTCCTTAAGCTGATTCTGAAACAACCTGGCATAACACAGGATCAAATGACCAATGAGTTGAAATTTGATAAGGCAACAACGGCTCGTTCAGTAAAGCAACTGGAGGAGTCCGGATATATCGAGCGGAGAGTTGATCCTAAGGACCGCCGCTCTTCACTGCTCTACCCGACATCGAAGGCACTTGAGTTTGCTCCGGTGCTCCAAGCGATTCTTGCGGAAATAAATAACACGCTTGCCGAAGGATTATCAGCAGAAGAGATAGAACTATTGGTTACTTTGCTCCAAAAGATCAATAAGAATTCTGCGCACTTATAA